In a single window of the Methanobrevibacter sp. genome:
- a CDS encoding class I SAM-dependent methyltransferase, which produces MVDDNKVNTGNNIEDKKLIVNARKPVGELGHQILDRMNESHELMAQWGVSHFEIKPDSKILDIGCGGGKNIERFAKQISDDGKVVGIDYSDVSVEKSTRFNREFIDKGIVDVLEGSVSKMPFDSETFDIVTGFETIYFWPDFISDLKEVNRVLKKDGLVFFCNEVVYREGEMEKYDDLVELLDMKIYSQDVLEYSLEKTGFKDFKAYINDENGWICVTARKI; this is translated from the coding sequence ATGGTTGATGATAATAAAGTTAATACAGGCAACAATATTGAAGACAAGAAACTTATTGTAAATGCAAGAAAACCAGTTGGCGAGTTGGGCCATCAGATACTGGATAGGATGAATGAGTCTCATGAACTTATGGCCCAGTGGGGCGTAAGCCATTTTGAAATTAAACCTGACAGCAAAATACTGGATATAGGCTGCGGCGGCGGAAAAAACATTGAACGATTTGCAAAACAAATCTCAGATGATGGGAAAGTTGTTGGAATCGACTATTCTGATGTAAGCGTTGAAAAATCAACCAGATTTAACCGTGAATTCATTGACAAAGGCATTGTCGATGTTTTGGAAGGTTCTGTTTCCAAGATGCCCTTTGATAGTGAAACTTTTGATATTGTCACAGGTTTTGAAACAATTTACTTCTGGCCGGACTTTATCAGCGACTTGAAAGAGGTTAACCGGGTTCTTAAAAAGGATGGCCTTGTGTTTTTCTGCAATGAAGTTGTTTATAGGGAAGGGGAAATGGAGAAATATGATGACCTGGTTGAACTATTGGATATGAAAATCTATTCACAGGACGTTTTGGAATATTCCCTTGAAAAAACAGGTTTTAAAGATTTTAAAGCTTACATTAATGATGAAAACGGATGGATTTGCGTAACTGCAAGAAAAATTTAA